One Stigmatopora nigra isolate UIUO_SnigA chromosome 1, RoL_Snig_1.1, whole genome shotgun sequence DNA segment encodes these proteins:
- the dtx3 gene encoding putative E3 ubiquitin-protein ligase DTX3 isoform X1 — translation MGSQVSSDEMSVRAGQGSDEVLVSQAVWDYLAAAGRPWLLDFQHKQGMNAGIVRRGERGGCCAVRLQPALGASPAGVADARVSTETRKAFIDLCRCARKEMSKQDGGPKRKRTLLPWRGELESNDEGGPIQVAAQPPPRRSQRQQQKFRKSADEEALSVLHEATHRIDCAATSHNDPDDDDAASCSICMGDIVDKSTLEKCGHSFCRNCLDQAFKVKKACPVCRLVYGQLIGNQPANGTMIVERDSTLHLPGHEAYGCICIIYSFPAGLQAPEHPNPGVRYPGTDRLAYLPDSPDGNRVLGLLRRAFEQRLTFTVGTSMTTGLQNVITWNDIHHKTLIWGGPRCFGYPDPTYLVRVTEELREKGITAD, via the exons ATGGGCTCACAAG TTTCATCTGATGAGATGAGCGTGCGTGCTGGCCAGGGGAGCGATGAGGTGCTGGTCTCTCAGGCCGTTTGGGACTACCTGGCCGCCGCCGGTAGGCCTTGGCTTCTCGACTTCCAGCACAAGCAGGGCATGAACGCCGGTATCGTCCGGCGAGGCGAGAGAGGGGGCTGCTGCGCCGTCAGACTGCAGCCGGCGCTGGGCGCCAGTCCCGCTGGCGTGGCGGATGCACGGGTTTCCACTGAGACGCGCAAAGCCTTCATCGATCTGTGCCGCTGTGCCCGCAAAGAAATGAGTAAGCAGGACGGCGGACCCAAGCGAAAACGCACCCTATTGCCCTGGAGGGGAGAGCTGGAGTCCAACGACGAGGGCGGCCCCATCCAGGTGGCGGCCCAGCCTCCGCCCCGCCGCTCCCAGAGACAACAACAGAAGTTTCGCAAGTCTGCGGACGAAGAAGCCCTCTCCGTTCTCCACGAGGCGACCCACCGGATAGACTGCGCGGCGACTTCTCACAATGACCctgacgacgacgacgccgcCTCTTGCTCTATCTGTATGGGAGACATTGTGGACAAGAGCACCCTGGAGAAGTGCGGCCACTCCTTCTGCCGGAATTGCCTGGATCAAGCTTTCAAGGTGAAGAAGGCCTGCCCCGTGTGTCGTCTGGTTTACGGTCAGCTGATCGGTAACCAGCCTGCCAATGGCACAATGATTGTCGAGCGGGATTCTACCCTGCATCTCCCAGGTCATGAGGCCTACGGGTGTATCTGCATCATTTACAGCTTCCCTGCTGGCTTACAAGCG CCAGAACATCCAAACCCGGGTGTGCGGTACCCAGGAACTGACCGTCTGGCCTACCTCCCAGACAGCCCCGATGGAAACCGCGTGCTGGGTCTGCTGCGCCGGGCCTTTGAGCAGCGCCTTACTTTCACCGTCGGTACCTCCATGACGACAGGCTTGCAAAATGTCATCACCTGGAATGACATCCACCACAAGACCTTAATATGGGGCGGGCCCCGCTG TTTTGGCTACCCAGATCCCACTTACTTGGTGCGGGTGACAGAGGAGCTCCGAGAGAAAGGCATCACTGCTGACTGA
- the dtx3 gene encoding putative E3 ubiquitin-protein ligase DTX3 isoform X2 produces the protein MSVRAGQGSDEVLVSQAVWDYLAAAGRPWLLDFQHKQGMNAGIVRRGERGGCCAVRLQPALGASPAGVADARVSTETRKAFIDLCRCARKEMSKQDGGPKRKRTLLPWRGELESNDEGGPIQVAAQPPPRRSQRQQQKFRKSADEEALSVLHEATHRIDCAATSHNDPDDDDAASCSICMGDIVDKSTLEKCGHSFCRNCLDQAFKVKKACPVCRLVYGQLIGNQPANGTMIVERDSTLHLPGHEAYGCICIIYSFPAGLQAPEHPNPGVRYPGTDRLAYLPDSPDGNRVLGLLRRAFEQRLTFTVGTSMTTGLQNVITWNDIHHKTLIWGGPRCFGYPDPTYLVRVTEELREKGITAD, from the exons ATGAGCGTGCGTGCTGGCCAGGGGAGCGATGAGGTGCTGGTCTCTCAGGCCGTTTGGGACTACCTGGCCGCCGCCGGTAGGCCTTGGCTTCTCGACTTCCAGCACAAGCAGGGCATGAACGCCGGTATCGTCCGGCGAGGCGAGAGAGGGGGCTGCTGCGCCGTCAGACTGCAGCCGGCGCTGGGCGCCAGTCCCGCTGGCGTGGCGGATGCACGGGTTTCCACTGAGACGCGCAAAGCCTTCATCGATCTGTGCCGCTGTGCCCGCAAAGAAATGAGTAAGCAGGACGGCGGACCCAAGCGAAAACGCACCCTATTGCCCTGGAGGGGAGAGCTGGAGTCCAACGACGAGGGCGGCCCCATCCAGGTGGCGGCCCAGCCTCCGCCCCGCCGCTCCCAGAGACAACAACAGAAGTTTCGCAAGTCTGCGGACGAAGAAGCCCTCTCCGTTCTCCACGAGGCGACCCACCGGATAGACTGCGCGGCGACTTCTCACAATGACCctgacgacgacgacgccgcCTCTTGCTCTATCTGTATGGGAGACATTGTGGACAAGAGCACCCTGGAGAAGTGCGGCCACTCCTTCTGCCGGAATTGCCTGGATCAAGCTTTCAAGGTGAAGAAGGCCTGCCCCGTGTGTCGTCTGGTTTACGGTCAGCTGATCGGTAACCAGCCTGCCAATGGCACAATGATTGTCGAGCGGGATTCTACCCTGCATCTCCCAGGTCATGAGGCCTACGGGTGTATCTGCATCATTTACAGCTTCCCTGCTGGCTTACAAGCG CCAGAACATCCAAACCCGGGTGTGCGGTACCCAGGAACTGACCGTCTGGCCTACCTCCCAGACAGCCCCGATGGAAACCGCGTGCTGGGTCTGCTGCGCCGGGCCTTTGAGCAGCGCCTTACTTTCACCGTCGGTACCTCCATGACGACAGGCTTGCAAAATGTCATCACCTGGAATGACATCCACCACAAGACCTTAATATGGGGCGGGCCCCGCTG TTTTGGCTACCCAGATCCCACTTACTTGGTGCGGGTGACAGAGGAGCTCCGAGAGAAAGGCATCACTGCTGACTGA
- the LOC144200867 gene encoding uncharacterized protein LOC144200867 — translation MKLCDWLSCWHRKLVTCMASSVLLLSVLLLLPTGFGEPAQDIEWGHVELRRIRSLAKNSKYGECWARALEEVDMQCVDMTSESQGLLALKFTHCHLSSSGRKFPVCPEGSEVSKCTVSMDNVAFNTYTEFFTHAHAICHFLQSEAWHNRAENTMHRLTESSAGVVEQLESTKQMAEDLIEAQNVALQAQREILDSGEELRITLRDSTQGLRSMFSELSIVSKEQQVALSELFTRVSFLQNFLMMEAHSITSCLYNAAALFASFLLTSTQRSSKARFSLMALVGLNFYTERKIYQFVTTSDYPEHKHMEMVSFYVTILRKFMVAVAVLLLLWVCMRYIDPNQQSLLVLKQLQETQCRLQETLQKAESFGQIKQTEEPQLQVKVGRKQTLVKKEINEEEGSTLVSPSTDVSDQAHLSIIGWSSDSLQRSTLVTTVGDMSVQPIITHDASASPARYSRRRSTYSASSPVVYSILVEDKQVDQVHPRYSLRSRKSHNF, via the exons ATGAAGCTCTGTGATTGGTTGAGCTGTTGGCACAGGAAGTTGGTGACTTGCATGGCGTCATCTGTGCTGCTATTGTCTGTTCTGCTGCTGCTTCCCACTGGATTTGGCGAACCGGCCCAGGACATCGAGTGGGGTCACGTAGAGCTGAGGCGCATTCGCAGCCTAgcaaaaaattccaaatatgGCGAGTGTTGGGCACGTGCATTGGAAGAGGTGGACATGCAATGTGTGGACATGACGTCAGAGTCCCAAGGCCTCCTCGCGCTCAAATTCACACACTGTCACCTAAGCAG CTCGGGCAGGAAATTCCCAGTTTGCCCTGAGGGGTCAGAGGTCAGCAAGTGCACCGTTTCCATGGACAATGTGGCCTTCAATACTTATACAGAGTTCTTCACGCACGCCCACGCCATTTGTCACTTCCTTCAGTCGGAAGCCTGGCATAACCGAGCTGAAAACACAATGCACAG GTTGACAGAGAGCTCTGCAGGTGTTGTGGAACAGCTTGAGTCAACCAAGCAGATGGCTGAGGACCTGATTGAAGCGCAGAATGTTGCACTGCAGGCACAACGGGAGATTCTGGACAGTGGCGAGGAGCTTAGGATCACCCTGAGAGACTCCACCCAGG GTCTTCGGTCAATGTTCTCCGAACTGAGCATTGTCTCTAAAGAGCAGCAGGTGGCGCTCTCAGAACTCTTCACCAGAGTGTCCTTCCTGCAAAACTTCTTGATGATGGAGGCTCACAGCATCACGTCTTGCTTGTACAATGCCGCGGCCCTCTTTGCCTCCTTTCTTCTCACCTCCACCCAGCGCTCTTCCAAAGCCAG GTTTTCCTTGATGGCCCTGGTGGGTTTGAACTTCTATACGGAGAGAAAGATCTACCAATTTGTGACCACTTCTGATTATCCTGAACACAAACAcatg GAGATGGTCAGTTTTTATGTCACCATTTTGCGGAAGTTCATGGTGGCCGTGGCGGTGCTTCTTCTCCTCTGGGTGTGCATGCGATACATTGACCCCAATCAGCAGAGTCTTCTGGTCCTGAAGCAGCTCCAAGAAACGCAATGTCGCCTGCAGGAGACGCTGCAGAAAGCAG AAAGTTTTGGCCAAATTAAACAGACTGAAGAACCCCAGTTACAAGTGAAG GTAGGACGAAAGCAGACACTTGTGAAGAAAGAAATAAACGAAGAAGAGGGCAGCACATTAGTCTCTCCAAGCACAGATGTATCGGATCAGGCGCACCTGTCAATCATTG GTTGGAGCTCCGATAGCCTCCAGAGAAGTACGCTGGTCACAACAGTGGGAGACATGTCAGTGCAGCCTATCATTACCCATGATGCCTCAGCGAGTCCAGCCCGATATTCTCGTCGGCGCTCTACTTACTCTGCTTCCTCGCCGGTGGTCTACAGCATCCTGGTGGAAGACAAACAGGTTGACCAGGTCCATCCTCGTTATAGCCTCAGGAGCAGGAAATCACACAACTTTTGA